In Dyadobacter sp. NIV53, a single window of DNA contains:
- a CDS encoding ATPase domain-containing protein gives MRSEYLKQANTNLESLPKSKTGINGLDEITEGGLPMNRPTLICGSAGCGKTLFSIEFIVHGALMFNEPGVFVAFEEKAEELTMNVASLGYDLRQLQADKLIRLDHVHIERSEIEETGEYDLDGLFIRLGHAIDSIGAKRVVLDTIENLFSGLNNQGIIRAELRRLFSWLKEKKSRLLLQAKREMVH, from the coding sequence ATGAGATCAGAGTATCTGAAGCAAGCTAATACGAACCTGGAGTCTTTACCGAAGTCAAAGACTGGTATAAACGGGTTAGATGAAATTACAGAAGGAGGGTTGCCAATGAACCGGCCCACATTGATTTGTGGATCAGCAGGTTGTGGGAAAACGCTTTTTTCTATTGAATTTATTGTGCATGGTGCATTGATGTTTAATGAACCGGGAGTGTTTGTGGCTTTTGAAGAAAAAGCAGAGGAACTGACTATGAACGTGGCTTCATTGGGATATGATCTTCGGCAACTTCAGGCAGACAAGCTGATAAGACTGGACCATGTACACATCGAGCGCAGTGAAATAGAGGAAACCGGCGAATATGACCTGGATGGATTATTCATCAGACTGGGACATGCGATTGATAGTATCGGAGCCAAAAGAGTGGTTTTAGATACAATCGAAAATTTGTTTTCGGGCCTCAATAACCAGGGAATTATCCGTGCTGAATTGAGGCGGTTATTTAGCTGGCTAAAAGAAAAAAAGTCACGACTATTATTACAGGCGAAAAGGGAGATGGTTCATTAA